One genomic region from Conexibacter woesei DSM 14684 encodes:
- a CDS encoding glycosyltransferase family 4 protein codes for MRVALNLVYLVPGETGGMEVYARELLPRLAALPGLELVAIVSRRAAEDRDAPWNGIVQSVVAPVDARDRKQWVWGEQRHVPRLASWVRADLVHSLASTGPGRLAGGPPRVTTVHDLHYAVAPEAHFGLRGLGMRLLVPAAVRASRRVIADSQATKDDVVRYIGTDPGAVDVVHLATTLPPADFPATPEPELRERLGLGERPLLLSLAAKRPHKNVEGLIDSLAQIPVERRPLLVVPGYETEHEATLLTRAVERGVSEQVRFPGWLSRADVEGLWRACTAHVFPSFYEGFGLPVLEAMARGVPGACSDRASMPEVAGDAALLFDPSEPQQIRSTVERLLSDDELRARLRSAGLARAATFSWERTARETARAYERALGG; via the coding sequence GTGCGGGTCGCCCTGAACCTCGTCTACCTCGTCCCCGGCGAGACCGGAGGCATGGAGGTCTACGCCCGCGAGCTGCTGCCCCGGCTCGCGGCGCTCCCCGGTCTCGAGCTGGTGGCGATCGTCAGCAGGCGCGCCGCCGAGGACCGCGACGCGCCGTGGAACGGCATCGTGCAGTCGGTCGTGGCGCCGGTCGACGCGCGCGACCGCAAGCAGTGGGTGTGGGGCGAGCAGCGCCACGTGCCGCGGCTGGCGAGCTGGGTCAGAGCGGATCTCGTGCACAGCCTCGCTTCGACCGGTCCGGGTCGCCTCGCCGGCGGTCCGCCGCGCGTCACGACCGTCCACGACCTCCACTACGCGGTCGCGCCGGAGGCGCACTTCGGCCTGCGCGGGCTCGGCATGCGGCTGCTCGTACCGGCGGCGGTGCGCGCGTCACGCCGCGTGATCGCCGACTCGCAGGCGACGAAGGACGACGTCGTCAGATACATCGGAACCGACCCCGGCGCGGTCGACGTCGTCCACCTCGCGACGACGCTGCCGCCGGCGGACTTCCCCGCGACGCCCGAGCCCGAGCTGCGCGAGCGCCTCGGCCTCGGCGAGCGCCCGCTGCTGCTGAGCCTGGCGGCGAAGCGCCCGCACAAGAACGTCGAAGGGCTGATCGACTCGCTCGCGCAGATCCCCGTCGAGCGACGGCCGCTGCTGGTCGTGCCCGGCTACGAGACCGAGCACGAGGCGACGCTGCTGACGCGCGCCGTCGAGCGCGGCGTCTCCGAGCAGGTGCGCTTCCCCGGCTGGCTGTCGCGCGCCGACGTCGAAGGCCTGTGGCGCGCCTGCACCGCGCACGTCTTCCCGTCGTTCTACGAGGGCTTCGGGCTGCCGGTGCTGGAGGCGATGGCGCGCGGCGTCCCGGGCGCCTGCTCTGACCGCGCGTCGATGCCGGAGGTCGCGGGCGACGCGGCGCTGCTGTTCGACCCCTCCGAGCCGCAGCAGATCCGCAGCACCGTCGAGCGGCTGCTGTCCGACGACGAGCTGCGCGCGCGCCTGCGCAGCGCGGGGCTCGCGCGCGCCGCCACGTTCTCGTGGGAGCGGACGGCGCGCGAGACGGCGCGCGCGTACGAGCGCGCGCTCGGCGGCTAG
- a CDS encoding GDP-mannose 4,6-dehydratase, with the protein MSRRVLITGVTGQDGGYLAEQLLAAGDEVLGTVRRPAPETFATAGLPQLDGRVKLLGADLLDRASIRRAIAEAEPDEIYHLAAPTFVPDSWEDPTEVVAAIAAGTATVLAAAGALPRACRVLVAASSEIFGDAGVSPQSETAPTRPRSPYGVAKLAAHGLVGALRARHDRFLVSAITFNHESPRRPERFLPRKVTAGVAAIAAGREETLTLGDQAAVRDWSHARDVVAGMVLALRHDEPGDYVLASGTPHTVGELVDAAFAAAGVERHAADGSDRVLVDPRFVRPPEQWPSVGDPSRARDVLGWRPRTSFEQLVAEMVDADLARLGVAAPGAR; encoded by the coding sequence GTGAGCCGGCGTGTGCTCATCACCGGCGTCACCGGCCAGGACGGCGGGTACCTCGCCGAGCAGCTGCTCGCCGCGGGCGACGAGGTCCTCGGCACCGTCCGCAGACCGGCTCCCGAGACGTTCGCGACCGCGGGACTGCCGCAGCTCGACGGCCGCGTCAAGCTGCTCGGAGCCGACCTGCTCGACCGGGCGTCGATCCGCCGCGCGATCGCGGAGGCCGAGCCGGACGAGATCTACCACCTGGCGGCGCCGACGTTCGTGCCCGACTCGTGGGAGGACCCGACCGAGGTCGTCGCCGCGATCGCCGCCGGCACCGCGACGGTCCTCGCCGCCGCCGGCGCGCTGCCGCGCGCCTGCCGGGTGCTGGTCGCCGCCTCCAGCGAGATCTTCGGCGACGCGGGCGTCTCGCCGCAGTCCGAGACGGCGCCGACGCGACCGCGGAGCCCGTACGGCGTCGCGAAGCTCGCGGCGCACGGCCTCGTCGGCGCGCTGCGCGCCCGCCACGACCGCTTCCTCGTCTCGGCGATCACGTTCAACCACGAGTCGCCGCGTCGCCCCGAGCGGTTCCTCCCGCGCAAGGTGACCGCCGGCGTCGCCGCGATCGCGGCCGGGCGGGAGGAGACGCTCACGCTCGGCGACCAGGCGGCCGTGCGCGACTGGTCCCACGCACGCGACGTCGTCGCGGGCATGGTGCTCGCCCTGCGCCACGACGAGCCCGGCGACTACGTCCTCGCGTCCGGGACGCCGCACACGGTGGGAGAGCTGGTCGACGCGGCGTTCGCCGCCGCAGGCGTCGAACGCCACGCGGCGGACGGCAGCGACCGCGTGCTGGTCGACCCGCGCTTCGTGCGACCGCCCGAGCAGTGGCCTTCGGTCGGCGATCCGTCGCGCGCCCGCGACGTGCTCGGCTGGCGCCCGCGGACGTCGTTCGAACAGCTCGTCGCGGAGATGGTCGACGCCGACCTGGCGCGGCTCGGTGTCGCCGCGCCGGGAGCCAGGTGA